In Microcaecilia unicolor chromosome 1, aMicUni1.1, whole genome shotgun sequence, the following are encoded in one genomic region:
- the HTR5A gene encoding 5-hydroxytryptamine receptor 5A, which produces MDRNLTVLGNASKGSEDPGRQPMISVFSVLTLTLLAMLVVATFLWNVLVLVTILRVRTFHRVPHNLVASMAISDVMVAALVMPLSLVHELNGRRWRLGRILCHLWISLDVLCCTASIWNVTAIALDRYWSITRHLEYTLKTRKRISNVMIVMTWVLSAIISLAPLFGWGETYSEVNEECQVSQEPSYTIFSTFGAFYLPLCVVLFVYWKIYKAAKFRIGSRKTNTITPMPEVVEVKEASQQPQMVFRVRHATVTFQTDGDTWREQKEKRAALMVGILIGVFVLCWIPFFVTELIIPLCSCDIPPIWKSIFLWLGYSNSFFNPLIYTAFNKNYNNAFRNLFSMQR; this is translated from the exons aTGGATCGGAACCTCACGGTCCTAGGCAATGCCAGCAAAGGCTCGGAGGACCCGGGCAGGCAGCCCATGATCTCGGTGTTCAGCGTGCTGACCTTAACTTTGCTGGCCATGCTGGTGGTGGCCACTTTCCTGTGGAACGTTCTGGTCCTGGTGACCATCCTGAGAGTCCGGACTTTCCACCGCGTGCCCCACAACTTGGTGGCCTCCATGGCCATTTCCGACGTGATGGTGGCCGCCTTGGTGATGCCCCTGAGCCTGGTGCACGAGCTGAACGGCAGGCGCTGGAGGCTTGGCAGGATCCTGTGCCACCTCTGGATCTCCCTCGACGTCCTCTGCTGCACAGCCAGCATCTGGAACGTGACAGCCATCGCCCTGGACCGATACTGGTCCATCACCCGGCACCTGGAGTACACTCTGAAAACCAGGAAGAGGATCTCTAACGTGATGATTGTCATGACCTGGGTGCTGTCCGCCATTATTTCTCTCGCCCCCCTTTTTGGCTGGGGGGAGACCTACTCGGAGGTGAATGAGGAGTGTCAAGTAAGTCAGGAGCCGTCCTATACTATCTTTTCCACTTTTGGAGCCTTTTACCTCCCCCTTTGCGTAGTTCTTTTTGTGTactggaaaatatacaaagctgCTAAGTTTCGGATTGGATCCAGGAAGACAAACACCATCACACCCATGCCAGAAGTTGTAGAG GTGAAAGAGGCGTCCCAGCAGCCGCAGATGGTCTTCAGAGTTCGCCATGCCACCGTCACTTTCCAGACAGATGGGGACACTTGgagggagcagaaagagaagcGAGCTGCCTTGATGGTGGGGATCCTCATTGGGGTTTTTGTCTTGTGTTGGATACCTTTCTTCGTCACTGAACTGATTATCCCACTCTGCTCCTGCGACATCCCACCCATCTGGAAGAGTATCTTTCTATGGCTCGGGTATTCAAACTCTTTTTTCAACCCCCTCATCTACACAGCATTTAACAAGAACTATAACAACGCATTCAGAAACCTGTTCTCCATGCAGAGATGA